In Methanobacterium sp., the DNA window CCGAAGTCAACAACTGCTACATTATCGTTAATTTCTACTATTTGAGCTGGTGCTGCGATACACATTGAAAATCTCCTCTTTAAGTTTTAAATAGATTAAAATATAAAATATTTTTATAAAAATTTCTAATTTTAATTCAACTCATTTTTTTTAATAATTTTAATATGTGTTCCTTACATATAAAAATATGTTGAGGAGGATTGGTTATGGACATCACAGTTATTGGCGGAGGGCCTGCAGGTAGAACTGCTTCTATTGAAGCAGCAAGCATTGGAGAAAATGTAACTCTAATTGAGGGAAGTGCTATTGGGGGCACATGTCTTAATGAAGGGTGTATGGTTGTTTGTGGATTAAATGATGTTTCAAAATTTTTAAATGATGCAAAAAACTTTGAAAATCTTGGAATAATTAAAAATAATTATGAATTTTCATTTAAAGAAGTCACAAAAGGAGTTAAGAAGACAGTAGGTAAAATAAGCCATGTTCTTGAAACTGAAACTAAAGATGCTGGTGTAAAAATAATAAATGGTGTGGGAAAGCTTAAAGAGGATTATGTTGTTTTAAATAATGAAAACCTCAAATATGATAAATTAATAATAGCAACAGGTGCAAGACCCTTTATTCCAGAAATTGAAGGTGCTGAAAATGGTATTACTTACAAAGACATATTAAATTTAACAGAAATTCCAGAAGAATTAATTATTATTGGAAGTGGAGTAATTGCTGCCGAATATGCAAATATATTTTCTAATATGGGTTCAATAGTCCATGTTTTATGTAGAAATCAATTTTTAAGTATTCTGGATAAGAATATAAAAAAATATGTAACTAAAAATCTCCTTCCAGATGTTAATATCCATGAAAATCTGCAAACCAATAAAATTTACAAAGACCATGTTTCTACAGATAAGGGTGAAATAAATGGTAAAGTTCTCTTTGCAACAGGAATGACACCTAATTCAGAAATAGCAGTAGATATGGTGGATATTAATGAAAAGGGCCATATAATTGTTGATGATGGGATGCAGACAAGTCATGAGAGTATATATGCTGCAGGTGATGTTGCAGGTAAAATTGGAAACACTCCTATTTCAAGGGCAGAGGGAGTTATTGCAGCAAGAAATGCTTGTGGAATCCATTCCAAGATGGAATATACTTATATTCCTCAAGCAATAAATCTTTATTACGATGTTTCATTTGTAAGCTCTAACAATAAAGATGAAGGCGTGGAAGGGTATATCCCAGGATCTGCAGGGCCTGGCTCTTTTTGGAGAGTGCTTGAAGGCATGACAGGGCTTACAAAGATTAATATTAATGAAAATCGAGATATAAATGAATTATATTCAATATCCCCATCATCACGCACCAGCATGGCGTATATATCAAAGTTACTTAAAGAAGGGCAGAATATAGATGATTTTGATGATTTTATTGAAGTTCACCCTTCAACTGATGCTATATACAAGTTAATGAGATTTTTTGCAAGGTTTGAATAAATGCAAATTAGATAAGCTAAAATTTAAAATTTAATTTTTAAGTATAATCAAATAATTCAAAAATAAAAAAAATAAGTAATTTAATCTATTCTTTAGGCGTTTGCATTTTTTTATATAAGAAAAATGCAGCTACAGCTAATATAATTAGTACAACTACTACAATTGCAACAATTCCTAAAATTCCAAGCTTTCCAAGAAAACTGAGACTTATGCCTTTCAATACAGAACCAAGTAACATATTTATCACAAAATCACCTTTTTTTTAAATATATCCTTAAATAGTAGTGTCAAACTTAAATACTTTCTCCATTTAGATATTTTTTACAAAATTCTAAATAACATTATAAATTATATAACTAATTAGTCATAATTCTATTAAAAGAAACATTATAGGTGAAAAAATATGTTAAATTGGAAATCTTTAGGTATAGGAATTATTTTAGCTATTACATTATTTTTTACATTTTTATCATATAATATGGGCTATATAAGTGCATTGAGCTTTTTTATTTCTGCTTTTATTGGAGGTTATTTAGTTGGGGGCAGTACTAAAACTGGGGCAATCCATGGGGTGCTTATAGGCCTTTTTGGTAGCATATTATCTGTTTTAATATTATTGGTATTAGCTAGCTTCTATTCAAACAATGCTGTATCATTATTAAGCATACTCCTTACAATACCTCTATTCTTTATTTATGCAGTTATAGGATCGATTGGAGGAATAATTGGGGCATTAATCAAAAATAGACTTAGTAATGGCCAATAACTCATTAAATTTAACTTTTCCATTTATTTTTAAAAGTTAAAAAAAATATAATTAATTATTTAATATTCTCATAAATTATTTTTGCAATTTTATCAGCAGATTCAAGGACATCTTTTGCATATTGTGAAGCTTTATGTTTTGTTTTATCCATATTTTCCATAAAATTCGCTACATTGTAATGGAGATTATCCAAATCACTTTCAACCATTGCTCCTTCAAATATTTGACTCATATCATGATAACGTCCGTATTTTACACCTAAAAGAGTTATAATTGGTAAATCACAGGCAATAGCTTCATGAAGCATCACACCATCGTCAGTGATAATAACAAAGTCTGCTAATTTGTATAAATCACGTACCCAATCAATATAGCCTAAATACAAAATTCCAGGAGTTTCAAGGTATTCAAGATATTTTTCATCAAGAGGATGCCCAATAACAACTATATTGGCTTTGAGGTTACTATCGCGAAGTTTACAGGCTGCAATGGCCATCTTTTCAAAAAGTGTAGAGCCTGATGATAATAAAATAGTAGGTAATGATGGATTGTACTCATCTGGCATTAATTTCAGTGCATTTTCTTTATTTCCATTGATAATCTCTGTGTTGATAGGCATAAAAGTTTTATACACATTTTCAGAAGTATTTTGATAATTAAATAGGGGAGATTCTGGAAGGGCTATTACAGTAGTGAACTTAGATATTTTTGAGTCAGAAGGGGTTGAAACAACACCTACTGAAGGAATACTTGCAATTTTAGCAGCCATACAACCTACTATGGCTCCACCACCGATTGTTCCAATAACTACATCTGGTTTTACATTTCTGTATAATTTAATTGCATCAAAAATAGCTTTGACAGTTTTAAGTCCGCCCTTTATTAAAGTAGATTTTGTAGCAGCATGTCCTCCTGCTTGAGGAATACTTGTTTCATGCCATTTGATGCCATTTTTTTTAAATAATAAGCCTGCTGATCCATGATTTAGGGCAAATTCACATTCAACACCATATTTAGATAATGATTTGGAAATATTAATGGCAATTGCTGCATCTCCTCCAATACCACGTCCTGTAACCATAAATAATGCCTTCATTTAATCACCATCAATTTAAATGTTTTTTAAATATTAACCATGTTTTTTATTAACTTATTTTCTTTTATTAGACTAATTAATGATATAGATGGAATAACAAAAAAAAATTAATAAATGTTATGGGATGTTATTCGTATAAAACTGCATTGCCTCCTACAGTTACAATCATTGTACTTCCTTTAAGTCCGCCAATGCTTTCATAGTTAATATTAACGCCTAAAACTGCATTTGCACCAATTTCTTTTGCTTCATATTCTAAATTTTTTAATGCTTCATTCCTAACTTTGCTCAAGTCATATAACTTATTGTTGGTTGGTGTCATTTTTTTTAAAATAGAAGATTTTTCTCCATTTTTATCTTCTTTTAAGATAGCTTCTGCAGTTATTAGGCCAAAATGTTTGATTATATTTTTATCTTCAATAACAGGCACAGTAGAAAATAGAAGGTCCATTTTAGGTAGATCAACAGTTTGTTTTTCTTCTTCTATTTCTTTTCCCAATAATCGGGATATAAAATTGCCTATTAAACCCATAACATAGGTTATTGTTCCAATAAAAACTACAAATAGTAAATAATTTACAAGTATAGGAACTGCAGCTTGAATAGTAAGTGCAATACCTCCTAATGTGAATAAATTTAGGACAAGTGGGTCTTTAGGGAAGAACCAACCGTAGATATTGATGATAAGGAATATTAGAAGGGCGCTTATAGCTCCAGTGCTTTTTCCATGTTTCCTTCGGGCAATAAATGATTCACTAAAACCTGCAATTAATGGAGATACTATAAACATTATATTAAACCCAAAAACAACTAAATTAGCATAAACACAAATAACAGCAGATATAAACCCTAATACAGTTCCGATGAGTATTGCAGCGAATCTCCATCGATTATCTACAAAAAAACTTTTTATTGAAGCAAGCAATGTATCTATCTCCATTATCAAACGTTATTCAGTTATTTATTCATATTTTACGGCAGTACCAAACACGGTTACCATGATTGTGTTTCCCATGGTTCCTCCAAGGTTATGGTATCCTATATTAACGCCTAATATTGCATTAGCACCGAATTTTTCTCCTTTTTCTTCCATGCTGTTTATTGCAATATCTCTTGCCTTTTTTATTTCTTCTTCATATGCAGAAGTTCTACCGCCAACAACGTCCCTAACACCAGAAAAGAGGTCTTTATAGACGTTTGCTCCAATAAGAGCTTCTCCGGTTACTAAACCGAAATATTCTGTTATTTTTTTGCCTTCAATATTTGGAGTGTTTAAAATTAGCATTTTATTTCTTCCTTTTGATGTATGGCCAATAATATAATATTTATGGCATATTAATGATTTGGTTTTAAAGAAGAGGTCAAAAAGGAGTGAAATTAGTTTTTTTGAAGATTTAGGAGGAACACAGCTGGAAATTATGAGTATAACTCCATATAAAATAGAAAATAATTTAATAATTAAATTATTTTTTTTATTTAACCATATTGGCTTATCAAAAGCCATTTTAAGGCCTTAATTAAAATACCAATAATAATTCCTGCTAAAAGTCCTGTAGAAAATCTCAGTAGGTTATTGCTTTTTTCTGTAACCAAACTTTTGGGTTAAACCATCTAAAAAAGTTGGAATAATCGCTAATATTCATATTAACATAATTTCAGGATTGTAATTAATAATTACCATG includes these proteins:
- a CDS encoding NAD(P)/FAD-dependent oxidoreductase is translated as MDITVIGGGPAGRTASIEAASIGENVTLIEGSAIGGTCLNEGCMVVCGLNDVSKFLNDAKNFENLGIIKNNYEFSFKEVTKGVKKTVGKISHVLETETKDAGVKIINGVGKLKEDYVVLNNENLKYDKLIIATGARPFIPEIEGAENGITYKDILNLTEIPEELIIIGSGVIAAEYANIFSNMGSIVHVLCRNQFLSILDKNIKKYVTKNLLPDVNIHENLQTNKIYKDHVSTDKGEINGKVLFATGMTPNSEIAVDMVDINEKGHIIVDDGMQTSHESIYAAGDVAGKIGNTPISRAEGVIAARNACGIHSKMEYTYIPQAINLYYDVSFVSSNNKDEGVEGYIPGSAGPGSFWRVLEGMTGLTKININENRDINELYSISPSSRTSMAYISKLLKEGQNIDDFDDFIEVHPSTDAIYKLMRFFARFE
- a CDS encoding DUF5518 domain-containing protein; translated protein: MLNWKSLGIGIILAITLFFTFLSYNMGYISALSFFISAFIGGYLVGGSTKTGAIHGVLIGLFGSILSVLILLVLASFYSNNAVSLLSILLTIPLFFIYAVIGSIGGIIGALIKNRLSNGQ
- a CDS encoding glycosyltransferase; this encodes MKALFMVTGRGIGGDAAIAINISKSLSKYGVECEFALNHGSAGLLFKKNGIKWHETSIPQAGGHAATKSTLIKGGLKTVKAIFDAIKLYRNVKPDVVIGTIGGGAIVGCMAAKIASIPSVGVVSTPSDSKISKFTTVIALPESPLFNYQNTSENVYKTFMPINTEIINGNKENALKLMPDEYNPSLPTILLSSGSTLFEKMAIAACKLRDSNLKANIVVIGHPLDEKYLEYLETPGILYLGYIDWVRDLYKLADFVIITDDGVMLHEAIACDLPIITLLGVKYGRYHDMSQIFEGAMVESDLDNLHYNVANFMENMDKTKHKASQYAKDVLESADKIAKIIYENIK
- a CDS encoding heavy metal-binding domain-containing protein encodes the protein MLASIKSFFVDNRWRFAAILIGTVLGFISAVICVYANLVVFGFNIMFIVSPLIAGFSESFIARRKHGKSTGAISALLIFLIINIYGWFFPKDPLVLNLFTLGGIALTIQAAVPILVNYLLFVVFIGTITYVMGLIGNFISRLLGKEIEEEKQTVDLPKMDLLFSTVPVIEDKNIIKHFGLITAEAILKEDKNGEKSSILKKMTPTNNKLYDLSKVRNEALKNLEYEAKEIGANAVLGVNINYESIGGLKGSTMIVTVGGNAVLYE
- a CDS encoding heavy metal-binding domain-containing protein; amino-acid sequence: MLILNTPNIEGKKITEYFGLVTGEALIGANVYKDLFSGVRDVVGGRTSAYEEEIKKARDIAINSMEEKGEKFGANAILGVNIGYHNLGGTMGNTIMVTVFGTAVKYE